The following coding sequences are from one Arachis hypogaea cultivar Tifrunner chromosome 7, arahy.Tifrunner.gnm2.J5K5, whole genome shotgun sequence window:
- the LOC112702598 gene encoding NAC domain-containing protein 86 codes for MAPVSLPPGFRFHPTDEELVAYYLKRKINGRKIELEIIAEVDLYKCEPWDLPGKSLLPGKDLEWYFFSPRDRKYPNGSRTNRATKSGYWKATGKDRKVNSQCRAVGMKKTLVYYRGRAPHGSRTDWVMHEYRLDDRECENASSGLQDAYALCRVFKKSAVITPKVDEEHHHHHHYVNANNHNNSSHALPITSDQSSSMELYSEGRGEDLDNSSNYLVPIDTTSTLPLNNMVMNNNNSDASFNSRDNNGKWSQFISEDPLFSFPTSSSSFANSYGSITYPPSKVDIALECARMQHRFTMPPLEVEDFPHVGTSELKMTELASGAGSTVHGTRNETDILQEILSVAHASQELINHSSYSSSWGGDGGGNHENCATHGDDFTFMVGSTNYNNNNLNDINNMRYVDRNWEDPNTSRSIDIGYLDEEFKGERMVENLRWVGMSTKDLEKNFTEEQKIVPIEDISSFQTNNKEENEVQESEQHHSNKELLINDFSLGFNPNNNNSENFLDDDHNNMDNDDYSSSPSFEVIEEIRVSHGSMFVSTRRVADTFFHQIVPSQTVQVHLLNPVITSNEEETLMMIMERNQGYFGDFLFKTIATAFVLIFELLFMHCDYLKEEVELVKRKRSSQSSSKIMKWNNNNNKVWFVGFKSSEKGFGAILKKIGIFLTISLALCTMWANHVIVNP; via the exons ATGGCACCAGTTTCATTACCCCCAGGTTTCAGGTTCCATCCAACTGATGAAGAACTTGTTGCTTATTACCTCAAAAGGAAGATCAATGGCCGTAAGATTGAGTTGGAGATCATTGCTGAAGTTGATCTCTACAAGTGTGAACCATGGGACTTGCCAG gGAAGTCATTGTTACCGGGGAAGGATTTGGAGTGGTATTTCTTTAGTCCTCGAGATAGGAAGTATCCAAATGGGTCAAGAACGAACCGTGCAACAAAATCTGGGTATTGGAAGGCGACAGGGAAGgacagaaaagtaaattcacaatgTCGTGCTGTGGGTATGAAGAAAACCCTAGTTTACTATCGTGGAAGGGCACCTCATGGCTCTCGCACTGATTGGGTTATGCATGAATATCGTCTTGATGATAGAGAATGTGAAAATGCTTCTTCTGGCTTGCAG GATGCATATGCACTTTGTCGTGTGTTCAAGAAGAGTGCAGTTATAACCCCTAAAGTTGATGAGgaacatcatcatcaccatcactaTGTTAATGCTAATAATCACAATAATAGCAGCCATGCTTTGCCAATTACAAGTGATCAATCGTCAAGTATGGAGTTATATTCTGAAGGAAGGGGTGAAGATTTGGATAATAGCTCTAATTATTTGGTTCCCATTGATACTACTTCCACACTACCCCTCAACAACATGGTGATGAACAATAATAATAGTGATGCTTCTTTCAATAGTagggataataatggaaaatggtCACAATTTATTTCAGAAGATCCATTGTTCAGCTTTCCAACTTCCTCCTCATCATTTGCTAATAGTTATGGATCTATAACATACCCTCCATCCAAG GTGGATATAGCACTAGAGTGTGCAAGGATGCAACATAGGTTCACCATGCCTCCATTGGAGGTAGAGGACTTCCCTCATGTTGGAACCTCGGAGCTGAAAATGACAGAATTAGCCTCGGGTGCCGGATCCACCGTGCACGGAACCCGAAACGAAACCGATATCTTGCAGGAAATTCTTTCGGTTGCTCATGCTTCCCAGGAGTTGATAAACCACTCCAGCTACTCATCATCATggggtggtgatggtggtggcaACCATGAAAATTGTGCAACTCATGGAGATGATTTCACTTTCATGGTTGGTAGCACTaactacaataataataatttgaatgACATTAACAACATGAGATATGTTGATAGAAATTGGGAAGATCCAAACACTTCAAGATCCATTGATATTGGATATTTGGATGAAGAATTTAAGGGAGAGAGGATGGTAGAGAATTTAAGATGGGTTGGAATGTCTACAAAAGATTTAGAAAAG AACTTCACGGAAGAGCAAAAGATTGTTCCAATAGAGGATATATCAAGCTTCCAGACAAataataaagaagaaaatgaggTGCAAG AATCTGAGCAACACCATAGCAACAAGGAACTATTGATCAATGATTTCTCATTAGGGTTCAACCCTAATAACAACAACAGCGAGAACTTTCTAGATGATGATCATAACAACATGGATAATGATGATTACTCAAGTTCTCCAAGCTTTGAAGTCATTGAGGAAATAAGGGTCAGCCATGGATCAATGTTTGTTTCAACTCGCCGCGTCGCCGACACATTCTTCCACCAAATAGTTCCTTCACAAACCGTCCAGGTTCACCTCCTCAATCCAGTGATaacaagcaatgaagaagagacattgatgatgataatggagAGGAATCAAGGGTATTTCGGGGATTTTCTTTTCAAGACAATAGCAACTGCGTTTGTGCTCATCTTTGAACTTCTATTCATGCATTGTGATTATTTGAAGGAAGAAGTGGAATTGGTGAAGAGAAAGAGATCATCACAATCATCATCTAAGATCATGAAAtggaacaacaataataataaggttTGGTTTGTTGGTTTCAAGAGTAGTGAGAAGGGCTTTGGTGCAATTTTGAAGAAAATAGGGATTTTTCTCACAATATCTTTGGCTCTTTGTACCATGTGGGCTAACCATGTTATAGTTAACCCTTGA